In Gammaproteobacteria bacterium, a genomic segment contains:
- a CDS encoding hypothetical protein (Evidence 5 : Unknown function) — protein sequence MYAKNKSGLQRVLDGVWIVHNFIRIHFTTKQVPAVSLGVIEKRFSWEQILMIQKTA from the coding sequence ATGTATGCAAAAAATAAATCAGGCCTCCAGCGGGTATTGGATGGTGTTTGGATTGTCCATAACTTTATCCGGATACATTTCACCACTAAACAAGTTCCTGCGGTTTCTTTAGGTGTTATAGAAAAAAGATTTTCCTGGGAGCAGATTTTAATGATCCAGAAAACCGCCTAA
- a CDS encoding hypothetical protein (Evidence 5 : Unknown function): MADRCARRLVIHGRVQGVGFRPFVYRLAYHYGIQGWVRNSNGVVEIHAEGSPTQLQHFSKALLDDAPPLSVPGPLIVEDCQIEYIIDFSIRNSQSHDIADIHLPADSFYHDTVSVGQPLLTRNIPEPSKILPIRKSTPIMPRHLIPP; the protein is encoded by the coding sequence ATGGCTGACCGTTGCGCTCGCCGATTGGTAATACACGGTCGAGTACAGGGCGTAGGCTTTCGACCCTTTGTCTACCGTTTGGCGTACCACTACGGGATTCAAGGATGGGTCCGCAATAGCAATGGAGTAGTAGAAATCCATGCCGAAGGGTCACCAACCCAGCTCCAGCATTTCAGTAAGGCACTGCTGGATGATGCCCCACCGCTATCGGTGCCTGGTCCATTGATTGTCGAGGATTGCCAGATCGAATACATAATAGATTTCTCTATTCGCAACAGCCAGTCGCATGACATCGCTGATATCCATCTACCCGCCGACAGTTTCTACCACGATACGGTCTCGGTTGGTCAGCCCCTCCTCACGCGGAACATCCCCGAACCATCCAAAATATTACCAATAAGGAAATCCACGCCAATCATGCCGAGGCATTTAATTCCTCCATAA
- the dapF gene encoding diaminopimelate epimerase, whose translation MNDHNELLHFAKMHGLGNDFVVIDAFRRPVDLTSAQVRFLADRHFGVGCDQLLLVERSLREGVDFRYRIFNADGGEVEQCGNGARCFARFVREEGLTNRDRIVVETASGDIVLRVETNGEVTVEMGRPRFTPRDIPFLAKEEAPCYTLQVAGREITCGAVSMGNPHCVIRVDDVANSAVATLGPALECHARFPRRVNVGFMEVVTRQHLRLRVYERGTGETLACGTGACAAVAVGIRQGLLDPRVIVDLLGGRLTIHWPGEQESILMTGPAMRVFDGTVVLPGH comes from the coding sequence ATGAACGATCATAACGAGTTACTACATTTTGCAAAAATGCACGGTCTTGGCAATGACTTTGTGGTCATCGATGCCTTCCGTCGGCCCGTTGATCTTACCTCGGCCCAAGTACGCTTTCTCGCCGACCGTCACTTTGGGGTGGGGTGTGACCAACTGCTGTTGGTGGAGCGCAGTCTCCGGGAAGGGGTGGACTTTCGTTATCGCATTTTTAATGCAGATGGTGGGGAGGTCGAGCAATGTGGCAACGGGGCGCGCTGTTTTGCCCGCTTCGTGCGTGAGGAGGGGCTGACCAACCGAGACCGTATCGTGGTAGAAACTGCGTCTGGGGATATCGTCTTGCGTGTCGAGACCAATGGCGAGGTAACGGTCGAAATGGGGAGGCCGCGCTTCACCCCGCGTGATATTCCGTTTCTCGCGAAGGAAGAGGCCCCTTGCTACACGCTACAGGTAGCGGGGCGGGAGATAACGTGTGGTGCAGTGTCCATGGGTAATCCCCACTGCGTGATCCGGGTCGATGATGTGGCGAATAGTGCAGTGGCCACTCTCGGACCGGCCCTAGAGTGTCATGCTCGTTTCCCACGTCGAGTCAACGTAGGGTTCATGGAAGTTGTTACCCGCCAACACCTCCGGTTGCGGGTCTACGAGCGTGGCACCGGGGAAACCCTGGCCTGTGGTACCGGTGCCTGTGCTGCGGTAGCGGTAGGCATTCGTCAAGGACTCCTGGACCCGCGCGTAATTGTCGACCTTCTCGGCGGACGGTTGACCATTCACTGGCCTGGGGAGCAGGAATCAATACTTATGACCGGCCCCGCTATGCGTGTCTTTGATGGCACGGTCGTTTTGCCGGGTCATTAA
- the scpB gene encoding Segregation and condensation protein B homolog → MVLISPEQLLAIVEGALLAAGQPLPLERLEGLFDEGGRPSREELRTALATLIRACEGRGVELVEVASGWRYQVRRELAPWVGRLWEERPIRYSRALLETMALIAYRQPVTRAEIEEVRGVAVSSSIIKTLLEREWVRVVGHREVPGRPALYATTKRFLDYFNLKGLGDLPPLNELRDLNAIATDLERGIILPPAGERES, encoded by the coding sequence ATGGTGTTGATTTCACCAGAACAACTTCTGGCCATTGTCGAGGGTGCCCTTCTGGCAGCGGGTCAGCCGCTGCCTCTGGAGCGCCTAGAAGGGCTCTTCGATGAAGGAGGGCGGCCCTCTCGCGAGGAGTTACGCACGGCACTGGCGACGCTGATCCGTGCCTGCGAGGGACGGGGCGTAGAGCTGGTGGAGGTCGCCAGTGGCTGGCGTTACCAAGTACGGCGCGAATTGGCCCCCTGGGTCGGGCGGCTTTGGGAGGAGCGACCGATACGCTACTCACGCGCCCTGTTGGAGACCATGGCCCTCATCGCCTACCGCCAGCCAGTAACCCGCGCAGAAATTGAGGAGGTACGAGGGGTGGCGGTGAGTAGCTCGATCATCAAGACCCTTCTGGAACGGGAATGGGTCAGAGTTGTTGGTCACCGCGAGGTACCGGGCCGCCCCGCGCTCTACGCCACGACCAAGCGGTTTCTCGATTATTTCAATCTCAAGGGGTTAGGCGACCTCCCCCCACTGAATGAGCTACGTGACCTCAACGCCATAGCCACAGACCTGGAACGTGGCATCATATTGCCACCGGCAGGAGAACGAGAATCCTGA